Proteins encoded by one window of Conger conger chromosome 1, fConCon1.1, whole genome shotgun sequence:
- the rgl2 gene encoding ral guanine nucleotide dissociation stimulator-like 2 isoform X1, with amino-acid sequence MVGTMLPRSMRTTVMDLPGVGPRDVPLIGYRPLQPETDNSSGEPGKQADNRQLDAQQVDSSPMKTTWYCPLDMSSVSEKQEDGVIYTVKQQNVSPTCPAPMTSRSQCVKAGTEEKLVRHLLHSFSMGDSSYVSIFLSTYRSFTSTQRVLDILTDRLEHPPGENRQSQSRLAFNMAVCSVFSAWLAEYPEDFRSLSDPAPILRLVPLLPTDSSGSEVKGRLLQIAEELSEKTLLCDSPTDSITSVFTPTDPAKFDATNILGFPGQMIAEQLTMIETELFVRLVPYHCLGSLWSQRDKKGREGLCWSVRATVRQFNRLANAVTASCLWNTGLRTQQRARLLEKWIRVAEECRARKNFSSLYAIVSALQSNPLHRLRSTWAETDREAVRRYEELSDIFSEKDNYSHSRELLKEEGTSKFANLDTKINHGRQVGSVVQGTVPYLGMFLTDLTMLDAAVKDRLENGYVNFDKRRREFEVLAQIKLLQSSCKNCSFIRDEAFLQWYHSVPTLSEEESYRLSNQIEGLSESSLTRGLNPTVVITSCPDILPSETSPAFENEGLFELPSPVNHLLSKLAKHMKSPSVSCLDVDSSPSSTDQTPSTLTPSTNVVKSHRRSVSCGNTPAKNSQGAGPDMRIIRIRMDIEDGNLYRSILVTSNDKTPSIISAALVKHNQDPKEACRYELIQLLPDGKELTIPATGNVFYAMTSSSVDFELRRQGMTTPLGSHSFSSETSATFPRIKAKGRRLVRTLF; translated from the exons A TGGTTGGCACCATGCTTCCTCGCAGTATGCGTACCACTGTTATGGACCTGCCAGGGGTGGGGCCAAGGGATGTGCCCCTGATTGGCTATCGGCCTTTGCAGCCTGAGACTGACAACTCCAGTGGTGAACCCGGGAAACAAGCAGACAACAGGCAGTTGGATGCGCAACAG GTGGATTCTTCACCAATGAAGACAACATGGTACTGCCCACTGGACATG TCATCAGTGTCAGAAAAGCAGGAGGATGGGGTGATCTACACAGTCAAACAGCAGAATGTCTCCCCCACCTGTCCAGCG ccaATGACCTCGCGTTCTCAGTGCGTGAAAGCAGGGACTGAAGAGAAGCTGGTCCGTCACCTCCTGCACTCCTTCTCCATGGGGGACTCCTCTTATGTCTCTATATTCCTCTCCACCTACCGTTCCTTCACCTCCACACAGAGAGTGCTGGATATTCTCACTgacag ACTGGAGCATCCACCCGGGGAGAACAGACAGAGCCAGAGCAGACTGGCCTTCAACAT ggcagtgtgttcaGTCTTCAGCGCATGGCTGGCTGAGTATCCCGAGGACTTCCGCTCCCTCTCAGATCCAGCCCCCATCCTCCGTCtcgtccccctcctccccacagaCTCCtctgggtcagaggtcaaaggtcggtTACTGCAAATCGCTGAAGAACTGAGTgagaagacactgctgtgtgacTCTCCTACAG ATAGCATCACCTCTGTGTTCACGCCCACTGACCCTGCCAAGTTTGATGCCACCAACATTCTGGGCTTTCCTGGTCAGATGATTGCCGAGCAGCTGACCATGATAGAGACG gagCTCTTTGTGCGTCTGGTTCCCTACCACTGCCTGGGCTCTCTGTGGTCCCAGCGGGataagaaggggagagaggggctctGCTGGTCCGTCCGGGCTACGGTGCGGCAGTTTAACCGGCTGGCCAACGCCGTGACGGCCTCCTGCCTGTGGAACACGGGCCTGCGGACCCAACAGAGGGCCCGGCTCTTGGAGAAGTGGATCCGTGTTGCAGAG GAGTGTCGTGCCAGGAAGAACTTCTCTTCGCTATACGCCATTGTGTCTGCCCTGCAGAGCAACCCCCTTCACCGGCTGAGAAGCACCtgggcagagacagacag GGAGGCCGTGAGAAGGTATGAGGAGCTGTCAGACATCTTTTCTGAGAAAGACAACTACTCCCATAGCCGCGAGCTGCTCAAAGAG GAGGGCACATCAAAATTTGCTAACTTGGACACTAAGATAAACCACGGAAGGCAAGTCGGG TCTGTGGTTCAGGGTACTGTCCCCTACTTGGGCATGTTTCTCACAGACCTCACCATGCTGGACGCAGCAGTTAAAGACCGACTGGAG AATGGCTATGTCAACTTTGACAAACGAAGACGG GAATTTGAAGTTTTAGCTCAAATAAAACTCCTGCAGTCCTCTTGTAAAAATTGCTCTTTCATCCGTGATGAGGCTTTTCTACAGTGGTACCATAGTGTGCCCACTTTGAGTGAGGAGGAGAG CTACAGACTATCCAATCAGATTGAAGGGCTGTCTGAATCAAGCCTTACTCGTGGCTTGAATCCTACAGTTGTAATCACGAGCTGCCCAGA catTCTCCCATCAGAGACCAGCCCTGCCTTTGAGAATGAAGGGCTTTTTGAACTTCCTtcacctgtcaatcacctgCTTTCTAAACTTGCCAAG CACATGAAATCACCCTCGGTTTCCTGTCTCGATGTGGATTCCTCCCCATCATCCACTGATCAAACCCCTTCCACATTGACCCCGTCCACCAACGTCGTCAAATCACATCGTCGCTCTGTTTCCTGTGGCAACACTCCAGCCAAAAACAGCCAAGGGGCTGGGCCTGATATGCGAATCATCAGGATACGAATGGACATTGAAGATGGAAATTTATATCGCAGTATACTG GTGACAAGCAATGACAAGACTCCGTCTATAATCAGCGCTGCCTTGGTAAAGCACAACCAGGACCCCAAAGAAGCCTGCCGATATGAGCTGATCCAACTGTTGCCTGATGGAAAAG AGCTGACAATACCGGccacaggaaatgtattctacGCTATGACATCCTCCAGTGTGGACTTCGAGTTGAGAAGGCAGGGAATGACCACACCTCTTGGCTCTCATTCGTTCAGTAGTGAGACCAGTGCCACCTTCCCACGAATCAAAGCAAAGGGACGGAGACTGGTCAGGACACTCTTTTGA
- the rgl2 gene encoding ral guanine nucleotide dissociation stimulator-like 2 isoform X2 has product MLPRSMRTTVMDLPGVGPRDVPLIGYRPLQPETDNSSGEPGKQADNRQLDAQQVDSSPMKTTWYCPLDMSSVSEKQEDGVIYTVKQQNVSPTCPAPMTSRSQCVKAGTEEKLVRHLLHSFSMGDSSYVSIFLSTYRSFTSTQRVLDILTDRLEHPPGENRQSQSRLAFNMAVCSVFSAWLAEYPEDFRSLSDPAPILRLVPLLPTDSSGSEVKGRLLQIAEELSEKTLLCDSPTDSITSVFTPTDPAKFDATNILGFPGQMIAEQLTMIETELFVRLVPYHCLGSLWSQRDKKGREGLCWSVRATVRQFNRLANAVTASCLWNTGLRTQQRARLLEKWIRVAEECRARKNFSSLYAIVSALQSNPLHRLRSTWAETDREAVRRYEELSDIFSEKDNYSHSRELLKEEGTSKFANLDTKINHGRQVGSVVQGTVPYLGMFLTDLTMLDAAVKDRLENGYVNFDKRRREFEVLAQIKLLQSSCKNCSFIRDEAFLQWYHSVPTLSEEESYRLSNQIEGLSESSLTRGLNPTVVITSCPDILPSETSPAFENEGLFELPSPVNHLLSKLAKHMKSPSVSCLDVDSSPSSTDQTPSTLTPSTNVVKSHRRSVSCGNTPAKNSQGAGPDMRIIRIRMDIEDGNLYRSILVTSNDKTPSIISAALVKHNQDPKEACRYELIQLLPDGKELTIPATGNVFYAMTSSSVDFELRRQGMTTPLGSHSFSSETSATFPRIKAKGRRLVRTLF; this is encoded by the exons ATGCTTCCTCGCAGTATGCGTACCACTGTTATGGACCTGCCAGGGGTGGGGCCAAGGGATGTGCCCCTGATTGGCTATCGGCCTTTGCAGCCTGAGACTGACAACTCCAGTGGTGAACCCGGGAAACAAGCAGACAACAGGCAGTTGGATGCGCAACAG GTGGATTCTTCACCAATGAAGACAACATGGTACTGCCCACTGGACATG TCATCAGTGTCAGAAAAGCAGGAGGATGGGGTGATCTACACAGTCAAACAGCAGAATGTCTCCCCCACCTGTCCAGCG ccaATGACCTCGCGTTCTCAGTGCGTGAAAGCAGGGACTGAAGAGAAGCTGGTCCGTCACCTCCTGCACTCCTTCTCCATGGGGGACTCCTCTTATGTCTCTATATTCCTCTCCACCTACCGTTCCTTCACCTCCACACAGAGAGTGCTGGATATTCTCACTgacag ACTGGAGCATCCACCCGGGGAGAACAGACAGAGCCAGAGCAGACTGGCCTTCAACAT ggcagtgtgttcaGTCTTCAGCGCATGGCTGGCTGAGTATCCCGAGGACTTCCGCTCCCTCTCAGATCCAGCCCCCATCCTCCGTCtcgtccccctcctccccacagaCTCCtctgggtcagaggtcaaaggtcggtTACTGCAAATCGCTGAAGAACTGAGTgagaagacactgctgtgtgacTCTCCTACAG ATAGCATCACCTCTGTGTTCACGCCCACTGACCCTGCCAAGTTTGATGCCACCAACATTCTGGGCTTTCCTGGTCAGATGATTGCCGAGCAGCTGACCATGATAGAGACG gagCTCTTTGTGCGTCTGGTTCCCTACCACTGCCTGGGCTCTCTGTGGTCCCAGCGGGataagaaggggagagaggggctctGCTGGTCCGTCCGGGCTACGGTGCGGCAGTTTAACCGGCTGGCCAACGCCGTGACGGCCTCCTGCCTGTGGAACACGGGCCTGCGGACCCAACAGAGGGCCCGGCTCTTGGAGAAGTGGATCCGTGTTGCAGAG GAGTGTCGTGCCAGGAAGAACTTCTCTTCGCTATACGCCATTGTGTCTGCCCTGCAGAGCAACCCCCTTCACCGGCTGAGAAGCACCtgggcagagacagacag GGAGGCCGTGAGAAGGTATGAGGAGCTGTCAGACATCTTTTCTGAGAAAGACAACTACTCCCATAGCCGCGAGCTGCTCAAAGAG GAGGGCACATCAAAATTTGCTAACTTGGACACTAAGATAAACCACGGAAGGCAAGTCGGG TCTGTGGTTCAGGGTACTGTCCCCTACTTGGGCATGTTTCTCACAGACCTCACCATGCTGGACGCAGCAGTTAAAGACCGACTGGAG AATGGCTATGTCAACTTTGACAAACGAAGACGG GAATTTGAAGTTTTAGCTCAAATAAAACTCCTGCAGTCCTCTTGTAAAAATTGCTCTTTCATCCGTGATGAGGCTTTTCTACAGTGGTACCATAGTGTGCCCACTTTGAGTGAGGAGGAGAG CTACAGACTATCCAATCAGATTGAAGGGCTGTCTGAATCAAGCCTTACTCGTGGCTTGAATCCTACAGTTGTAATCACGAGCTGCCCAGA catTCTCCCATCAGAGACCAGCCCTGCCTTTGAGAATGAAGGGCTTTTTGAACTTCCTtcacctgtcaatcacctgCTTTCTAAACTTGCCAAG CACATGAAATCACCCTCGGTTTCCTGTCTCGATGTGGATTCCTCCCCATCATCCACTGATCAAACCCCTTCCACATTGACCCCGTCCACCAACGTCGTCAAATCACATCGTCGCTCTGTTTCCTGTGGCAACACTCCAGCCAAAAACAGCCAAGGGGCTGGGCCTGATATGCGAATCATCAGGATACGAATGGACATTGAAGATGGAAATTTATATCGCAGTATACTG GTGACAAGCAATGACAAGACTCCGTCTATAATCAGCGCTGCCTTGGTAAAGCACAACCAGGACCCCAAAGAAGCCTGCCGATATGAGCTGATCCAACTGTTGCCTGATGGAAAAG AGCTGACAATACCGGccacaggaaatgtattctacGCTATGACATCCTCCAGTGTGGACTTCGAGTTGAGAAGGCAGGGAATGACCACACCTCTTGGCTCTCATTCGTTCAGTAGTGAGACCAGTGCCACCTTCCCACGAATCAAAGCAAAGGGACGGAGACTGGTCAGGACACTCTTTTGA
- the rgl2 gene encoding ral guanine nucleotide dissociation stimulator-like 2 isoform X3, giving the protein MVGTMLPRSMRTTVMDLPGVGPRDVPLIGYRPLQPETDNSSGEPGKQADNRQLDAQQSSVSEKQEDGVIYTVKQQNVSPTCPAPMTSRSQCVKAGTEEKLVRHLLHSFSMGDSSYVSIFLSTYRSFTSTQRVLDILTDRLEHPPGENRQSQSRLAFNMAVCSVFSAWLAEYPEDFRSLSDPAPILRLVPLLPTDSSGSEVKGRLLQIAEELSEKTLLCDSPTDSITSVFTPTDPAKFDATNILGFPGQMIAEQLTMIETELFVRLVPYHCLGSLWSQRDKKGREGLCWSVRATVRQFNRLANAVTASCLWNTGLRTQQRARLLEKWIRVAEECRARKNFSSLYAIVSALQSNPLHRLRSTWAETDREAVRRYEELSDIFSEKDNYSHSRELLKEEGTSKFANLDTKINHGRQVGSVVQGTVPYLGMFLTDLTMLDAAVKDRLENGYVNFDKRRREFEVLAQIKLLQSSCKNCSFIRDEAFLQWYHSVPTLSEEESYRLSNQIEGLSESSLTRGLNPTVVITSCPDILPSETSPAFENEGLFELPSPVNHLLSKLAKHMKSPSVSCLDVDSSPSSTDQTPSTLTPSTNVVKSHRRSVSCGNTPAKNSQGAGPDMRIIRIRMDIEDGNLYRSILVTSNDKTPSIISAALVKHNQDPKEACRYELIQLLPDGKELTIPATGNVFYAMTSSSVDFELRRQGMTTPLGSHSFSSETSATFPRIKAKGRRLVRTLF; this is encoded by the exons A TGGTTGGCACCATGCTTCCTCGCAGTATGCGTACCACTGTTATGGACCTGCCAGGGGTGGGGCCAAGGGATGTGCCCCTGATTGGCTATCGGCCTTTGCAGCCTGAGACTGACAACTCCAGTGGTGAACCCGGGAAACAAGCAGACAACAGGCAGTTGGATGCGCAACAG TCATCAGTGTCAGAAAAGCAGGAGGATGGGGTGATCTACACAGTCAAACAGCAGAATGTCTCCCCCACCTGTCCAGCG ccaATGACCTCGCGTTCTCAGTGCGTGAAAGCAGGGACTGAAGAGAAGCTGGTCCGTCACCTCCTGCACTCCTTCTCCATGGGGGACTCCTCTTATGTCTCTATATTCCTCTCCACCTACCGTTCCTTCACCTCCACACAGAGAGTGCTGGATATTCTCACTgacag ACTGGAGCATCCACCCGGGGAGAACAGACAGAGCCAGAGCAGACTGGCCTTCAACAT ggcagtgtgttcaGTCTTCAGCGCATGGCTGGCTGAGTATCCCGAGGACTTCCGCTCCCTCTCAGATCCAGCCCCCATCCTCCGTCtcgtccccctcctccccacagaCTCCtctgggtcagaggtcaaaggtcggtTACTGCAAATCGCTGAAGAACTGAGTgagaagacactgctgtgtgacTCTCCTACAG ATAGCATCACCTCTGTGTTCACGCCCACTGACCCTGCCAAGTTTGATGCCACCAACATTCTGGGCTTTCCTGGTCAGATGATTGCCGAGCAGCTGACCATGATAGAGACG gagCTCTTTGTGCGTCTGGTTCCCTACCACTGCCTGGGCTCTCTGTGGTCCCAGCGGGataagaaggggagagaggggctctGCTGGTCCGTCCGGGCTACGGTGCGGCAGTTTAACCGGCTGGCCAACGCCGTGACGGCCTCCTGCCTGTGGAACACGGGCCTGCGGACCCAACAGAGGGCCCGGCTCTTGGAGAAGTGGATCCGTGTTGCAGAG GAGTGTCGTGCCAGGAAGAACTTCTCTTCGCTATACGCCATTGTGTCTGCCCTGCAGAGCAACCCCCTTCACCGGCTGAGAAGCACCtgggcagagacagacag GGAGGCCGTGAGAAGGTATGAGGAGCTGTCAGACATCTTTTCTGAGAAAGACAACTACTCCCATAGCCGCGAGCTGCTCAAAGAG GAGGGCACATCAAAATTTGCTAACTTGGACACTAAGATAAACCACGGAAGGCAAGTCGGG TCTGTGGTTCAGGGTACTGTCCCCTACTTGGGCATGTTTCTCACAGACCTCACCATGCTGGACGCAGCAGTTAAAGACCGACTGGAG AATGGCTATGTCAACTTTGACAAACGAAGACGG GAATTTGAAGTTTTAGCTCAAATAAAACTCCTGCAGTCCTCTTGTAAAAATTGCTCTTTCATCCGTGATGAGGCTTTTCTACAGTGGTACCATAGTGTGCCCACTTTGAGTGAGGAGGAGAG CTACAGACTATCCAATCAGATTGAAGGGCTGTCTGAATCAAGCCTTACTCGTGGCTTGAATCCTACAGTTGTAATCACGAGCTGCCCAGA catTCTCCCATCAGAGACCAGCCCTGCCTTTGAGAATGAAGGGCTTTTTGAACTTCCTtcacctgtcaatcacctgCTTTCTAAACTTGCCAAG CACATGAAATCACCCTCGGTTTCCTGTCTCGATGTGGATTCCTCCCCATCATCCACTGATCAAACCCCTTCCACATTGACCCCGTCCACCAACGTCGTCAAATCACATCGTCGCTCTGTTTCCTGTGGCAACACTCCAGCCAAAAACAGCCAAGGGGCTGGGCCTGATATGCGAATCATCAGGATACGAATGGACATTGAAGATGGAAATTTATATCGCAGTATACTG GTGACAAGCAATGACAAGACTCCGTCTATAATCAGCGCTGCCTTGGTAAAGCACAACCAGGACCCCAAAGAAGCCTGCCGATATGAGCTGATCCAACTGTTGCCTGATGGAAAAG AGCTGACAATACCGGccacaggaaatgtattctacGCTATGACATCCTCCAGTGTGGACTTCGAGTTGAGAAGGCAGGGAATGACCACACCTCTTGGCTCTCATTCGTTCAGTAGTGAGACCAGTGCCACCTTCCCACGAATCAAAGCAAAGGGACGGAGACTGGTCAGGACACTCTTTTGA
- the rgl2 gene encoding ral guanine nucleotide dissociation stimulator-like 2 isoform X4, with product MKESVEDSLFSQIVKISRKLATLGPSELVKSKVDSSPMKTTWYCPLDMSSVSEKQEDGVIYTVKQQNVSPTCPAPMTSRSQCVKAGTEEKLVRHLLHSFSMGDSSYVSIFLSTYRSFTSTQRVLDILTDRLEHPPGENRQSQSRLAFNMAVCSVFSAWLAEYPEDFRSLSDPAPILRLVPLLPTDSSGSEVKGRLLQIAEELSEKTLLCDSPTDSITSVFTPTDPAKFDATNILGFPGQMIAEQLTMIETELFVRLVPYHCLGSLWSQRDKKGREGLCWSVRATVRQFNRLANAVTASCLWNTGLRTQQRARLLEKWIRVAEECRARKNFSSLYAIVSALQSNPLHRLRSTWAETDREAVRRYEELSDIFSEKDNYSHSRELLKEEGTSKFANLDTKINHGRQVGSVVQGTVPYLGMFLTDLTMLDAAVKDRLENGYVNFDKRRREFEVLAQIKLLQSSCKNCSFIRDEAFLQWYHSVPTLSEEESYRLSNQIEGLSESSLTRGLNPTVVITSCPDILPSETSPAFENEGLFELPSPVNHLLSKLAKHMKSPSVSCLDVDSSPSSTDQTPSTLTPSTNVVKSHRRSVSCGNTPAKNSQGAGPDMRIIRIRMDIEDGNLYRSILVTSNDKTPSIISAALVKHNQDPKEACRYELIQLLPDGKELTIPATGNVFYAMTSSSVDFELRRQGMTTPLGSHSFSSETSATFPRIKAKGRRLVRTLF from the exons ATGAAAGAGAGTGTGGAAGACAGCCTTTTCTCCCAGATCGTGAAGATTTCCAGGAAGCTCGCCACGCTCGGCCCGTCTGAACTTGTTAAGTCCAAG GTGGATTCTTCACCAATGAAGACAACATGGTACTGCCCACTGGACATG TCATCAGTGTCAGAAAAGCAGGAGGATGGGGTGATCTACACAGTCAAACAGCAGAATGTCTCCCCCACCTGTCCAGCG ccaATGACCTCGCGTTCTCAGTGCGTGAAAGCAGGGACTGAAGAGAAGCTGGTCCGTCACCTCCTGCACTCCTTCTCCATGGGGGACTCCTCTTATGTCTCTATATTCCTCTCCACCTACCGTTCCTTCACCTCCACACAGAGAGTGCTGGATATTCTCACTgacag ACTGGAGCATCCACCCGGGGAGAACAGACAGAGCCAGAGCAGACTGGCCTTCAACAT ggcagtgtgttcaGTCTTCAGCGCATGGCTGGCTGAGTATCCCGAGGACTTCCGCTCCCTCTCAGATCCAGCCCCCATCCTCCGTCtcgtccccctcctccccacagaCTCCtctgggtcagaggtcaaaggtcggtTACTGCAAATCGCTGAAGAACTGAGTgagaagacactgctgtgtgacTCTCCTACAG ATAGCATCACCTCTGTGTTCACGCCCACTGACCCTGCCAAGTTTGATGCCACCAACATTCTGGGCTTTCCTGGTCAGATGATTGCCGAGCAGCTGACCATGATAGAGACG gagCTCTTTGTGCGTCTGGTTCCCTACCACTGCCTGGGCTCTCTGTGGTCCCAGCGGGataagaaggggagagaggggctctGCTGGTCCGTCCGGGCTACGGTGCGGCAGTTTAACCGGCTGGCCAACGCCGTGACGGCCTCCTGCCTGTGGAACACGGGCCTGCGGACCCAACAGAGGGCCCGGCTCTTGGAGAAGTGGATCCGTGTTGCAGAG GAGTGTCGTGCCAGGAAGAACTTCTCTTCGCTATACGCCATTGTGTCTGCCCTGCAGAGCAACCCCCTTCACCGGCTGAGAAGCACCtgggcagagacagacag GGAGGCCGTGAGAAGGTATGAGGAGCTGTCAGACATCTTTTCTGAGAAAGACAACTACTCCCATAGCCGCGAGCTGCTCAAAGAG GAGGGCACATCAAAATTTGCTAACTTGGACACTAAGATAAACCACGGAAGGCAAGTCGGG TCTGTGGTTCAGGGTACTGTCCCCTACTTGGGCATGTTTCTCACAGACCTCACCATGCTGGACGCAGCAGTTAAAGACCGACTGGAG AATGGCTATGTCAACTTTGACAAACGAAGACGG GAATTTGAAGTTTTAGCTCAAATAAAACTCCTGCAGTCCTCTTGTAAAAATTGCTCTTTCATCCGTGATGAGGCTTTTCTACAGTGGTACCATAGTGTGCCCACTTTGAGTGAGGAGGAGAG CTACAGACTATCCAATCAGATTGAAGGGCTGTCTGAATCAAGCCTTACTCGTGGCTTGAATCCTACAGTTGTAATCACGAGCTGCCCAGA catTCTCCCATCAGAGACCAGCCCTGCCTTTGAGAATGAAGGGCTTTTTGAACTTCCTtcacctgtcaatcacctgCTTTCTAAACTTGCCAAG CACATGAAATCACCCTCGGTTTCCTGTCTCGATGTGGATTCCTCCCCATCATCCACTGATCAAACCCCTTCCACATTGACCCCGTCCACCAACGTCGTCAAATCACATCGTCGCTCTGTTTCCTGTGGCAACACTCCAGCCAAAAACAGCCAAGGGGCTGGGCCTGATATGCGAATCATCAGGATACGAATGGACATTGAAGATGGAAATTTATATCGCAGTATACTG GTGACAAGCAATGACAAGACTCCGTCTATAATCAGCGCTGCCTTGGTAAAGCACAACCAGGACCCCAAAGAAGCCTGCCGATATGAGCTGATCCAACTGTTGCCTGATGGAAAAG AGCTGACAATACCGGccacaggaaatgtattctacGCTATGACATCCTCCAGTGTGGACTTCGAGTTGAGAAGGCAGGGAATGACCACACCTCTTGGCTCTCATTCGTTCAGTAGTGAGACCAGTGCCACCTTCCCACGAATCAAAGCAAAGGGACGGAGACTGGTCAGGACACTCTTTTGA
- the rgl2 gene encoding ral guanine nucleotide dissociation stimulator-like 2 isoform X5 translates to MKTTWYCPLDMSSVSEKQEDGVIYTVKQQNVSPTCPAPMTSRSQCVKAGTEEKLVRHLLHSFSMGDSSYVSIFLSTYRSFTSTQRVLDILTDRLEHPPGENRQSQSRLAFNMAVCSVFSAWLAEYPEDFRSLSDPAPILRLVPLLPTDSSGSEVKGRLLQIAEELSEKTLLCDSPTDSITSVFTPTDPAKFDATNILGFPGQMIAEQLTMIETELFVRLVPYHCLGSLWSQRDKKGREGLCWSVRATVRQFNRLANAVTASCLWNTGLRTQQRARLLEKWIRVAEECRARKNFSSLYAIVSALQSNPLHRLRSTWAETDREAVRRYEELSDIFSEKDNYSHSRELLKEEGTSKFANLDTKINHGRQVGSVVQGTVPYLGMFLTDLTMLDAAVKDRLENGYVNFDKRRREFEVLAQIKLLQSSCKNCSFIRDEAFLQWYHSVPTLSEEESYRLSNQIEGLSESSLTRGLNPTVVITSCPDILPSETSPAFENEGLFELPSPVNHLLSKLAKHMKSPSVSCLDVDSSPSSTDQTPSTLTPSTNVVKSHRRSVSCGNTPAKNSQGAGPDMRIIRIRMDIEDGNLYRSILVTSNDKTPSIISAALVKHNQDPKEACRYELIQLLPDGKELTIPATGNVFYAMTSSSVDFELRRQGMTTPLGSHSFSSETSATFPRIKAKGRRLVRTLF, encoded by the exons ATGAAGACAACATGGTACTGCCCACTGGACATG TCATCAGTGTCAGAAAAGCAGGAGGATGGGGTGATCTACACAGTCAAACAGCAGAATGTCTCCCCCACCTGTCCAGCG ccaATGACCTCGCGTTCTCAGTGCGTGAAAGCAGGGACTGAAGAGAAGCTGGTCCGTCACCTCCTGCACTCCTTCTCCATGGGGGACTCCTCTTATGTCTCTATATTCCTCTCCACCTACCGTTCCTTCACCTCCACACAGAGAGTGCTGGATATTCTCACTgacag ACTGGAGCATCCACCCGGGGAGAACAGACAGAGCCAGAGCAGACTGGCCTTCAACAT ggcagtgtgttcaGTCTTCAGCGCATGGCTGGCTGAGTATCCCGAGGACTTCCGCTCCCTCTCAGATCCAGCCCCCATCCTCCGTCtcgtccccctcctccccacagaCTCCtctgggtcagaggtcaaaggtcggtTACTGCAAATCGCTGAAGAACTGAGTgagaagacactgctgtgtgacTCTCCTACAG ATAGCATCACCTCTGTGTTCACGCCCACTGACCCTGCCAAGTTTGATGCCACCAACATTCTGGGCTTTCCTGGTCAGATGATTGCCGAGCAGCTGACCATGATAGAGACG gagCTCTTTGTGCGTCTGGTTCCCTACCACTGCCTGGGCTCTCTGTGGTCCCAGCGGGataagaaggggagagaggggctctGCTGGTCCGTCCGGGCTACGGTGCGGCAGTTTAACCGGCTGGCCAACGCCGTGACGGCCTCCTGCCTGTGGAACACGGGCCTGCGGACCCAACAGAGGGCCCGGCTCTTGGAGAAGTGGATCCGTGTTGCAGAG GAGTGTCGTGCCAGGAAGAACTTCTCTTCGCTATACGCCATTGTGTCTGCCCTGCAGAGCAACCCCCTTCACCGGCTGAGAAGCACCtgggcagagacagacag GGAGGCCGTGAGAAGGTATGAGGAGCTGTCAGACATCTTTTCTGAGAAAGACAACTACTCCCATAGCCGCGAGCTGCTCAAAGAG GAGGGCACATCAAAATTTGCTAACTTGGACACTAAGATAAACCACGGAAGGCAAGTCGGG TCTGTGGTTCAGGGTACTGTCCCCTACTTGGGCATGTTTCTCACAGACCTCACCATGCTGGACGCAGCAGTTAAAGACCGACTGGAG AATGGCTATGTCAACTTTGACAAACGAAGACGG GAATTTGAAGTTTTAGCTCAAATAAAACTCCTGCAGTCCTCTTGTAAAAATTGCTCTTTCATCCGTGATGAGGCTTTTCTACAGTGGTACCATAGTGTGCCCACTTTGAGTGAGGAGGAGAG CTACAGACTATCCAATCAGATTGAAGGGCTGTCTGAATCAAGCCTTACTCGTGGCTTGAATCCTACAGTTGTAATCACGAGCTGCCCAGA catTCTCCCATCAGAGACCAGCCCTGCCTTTGAGAATGAAGGGCTTTTTGAACTTCCTtcacctgtcaatcacctgCTTTCTAAACTTGCCAAG CACATGAAATCACCCTCGGTTTCCTGTCTCGATGTGGATTCCTCCCCATCATCCACTGATCAAACCCCTTCCACATTGACCCCGTCCACCAACGTCGTCAAATCACATCGTCGCTCTGTTTCCTGTGGCAACACTCCAGCCAAAAACAGCCAAGGGGCTGGGCCTGATATGCGAATCATCAGGATACGAATGGACATTGAAGATGGAAATTTATATCGCAGTATACTG GTGACAAGCAATGACAAGACTCCGTCTATAATCAGCGCTGCCTTGGTAAAGCACAACCAGGACCCCAAAGAAGCCTGCCGATATGAGCTGATCCAACTGTTGCCTGATGGAAAAG AGCTGACAATACCGGccacaggaaatgtattctacGCTATGACATCCTCCAGTGTGGACTTCGAGTTGAGAAGGCAGGGAATGACCACACCTCTTGGCTCTCATTCGTTCAGTAGTGAGACCAGTGCCACCTTCCCACGAATCAAAGCAAAGGGACGGAGACTGGTCAGGACACTCTTTTGA